One stretch of Hymenobacter sp. BRD128 DNA includes these proteins:
- a CDS encoding recombinase family protein: protein MIFGYVRVSTSAQSAESQKSLIARYLVEHRWTLDEWIEVEMSSRRTAGQRRLPELLAKVAAGDTVIVSELSRLGRSLREVLGLIEELIHHKRCRLILVKQGLDLDPQNHRDMTHKILLTIFAMLAELERDFVSERTKEGLRSRREQGIVLGKPKGVVQRSMYDADRERILHLHALGVPLATIVDVHLKYGKYLSLKNYLTKLQRPPARNAPV, encoded by the coding sequence ATGATTTTCGGCTACGTCCGCGTCTCGACCAGCGCCCAATCGGCCGAGAGCCAAAAGAGCCTCATCGCCCGCTACCTGGTCGAGCACCGCTGGACCCTGGACGAGTGGATTGAAGTTGAGATGTCCTCCCGAAGGACCGCCGGGCAGCGCCGCTTGCCCGAGCTGCTGGCCAAGGTCGCCGCCGGCGATACCGTTATCGTCTCCGAGCTTTCACGACTGGGCCGCTCGCTGCGCGAGGTGCTGGGCCTGATTGAGGAATTGATTCACCACAAGCGCTGCCGGTTGATTCTGGTCAAGCAGGGCCTGGACCTGGACCCGCAGAACCACCGCGACATGACCCACAAAATCCTGCTCACCATTTTTGCCATGCTGGCCGAGTTGGAACGGGACTTCGTTTCTGAGCGCACGAAAGAGGGCCTACGGTCCCGGCGCGAGCAGGGTATCGTGCTAGGCAAGCCCAAGGGCGTGGTGCAACGGTCCATGTATGATGCGGACCGCGAGCGCATCCTGCACCTGCACGCGCTGGGCGTGCCACTGGCCACTATCGTAGATGTGCACCTAAAATACGGTAAGTATCTGTCCTTGAAGAACTACTTAACCAAGCTTCAGCGGCCTCCAGCCCGAAATGCCCCTGTGTAA
- a CDS encoding Tn3 family transposase — MATHLRIHLGKERELYEQPPLVPAAEQARVFAVPDWADAHLLRMLAPANRAGFVLQLGYFQISQRFYVATRYHAADVVYVARQLGLGPDDFDPLRYADARYYAHQQFICEHLGIVRFDAAATERLYQEALRLSSQHLKPAAVFDYLVLYLHEHRLELPTYYTLADVITRALLAFEKRLLHRLQQHLHPGEQRLLDRLLAADDPNETAAGETDADRRYPLTFLKRIHQGLRAGEIRERVTHFASLRQLFEQLQPLWQRLRLSDQAITYYAEYVLRAQAAQLYRRDERRYLYLLSFVVHQYYELGDALVDTLLHTVTSAVNQCREQVKETLYQQRTATQQLTSQVAGRGYRHLQALTQIRALVDAPDVPAEQKLARIDALLQRHQATAAQLSEDHQQLEQLRRATEQQAGEALFHEALAGASLRLQTKLGALVKALVVDEATTRADLWRAVHYYQQHDGHLGAQVPLDFLSLTQRGYVLDAQGRLRPSLYKALLFLEMATAIKSGQLNFTCCYQYRAFEHYLLPAAQWARQREALLEQAGLSAWRDFATVQATLQAQLQAQFAATNAHLGGTDNPHAHRTPAGRYRLTTPRLPAEQPRLPAHLFPRHRVVPLREVLTSVARLTQFDTAFGSLPSKHARTPPPLSQLLAALVGLGCNLGLRRLAQVAPQVDEAALQRLASTHFTLDNLRQANELILNFTRQLRLREAFRLSPDVLHSSSDGQKYDLAVDSLGSSASFKYFGNRRGLTAYSYVDETLLVFDSTVFSAADREATHLLEGLLRHAVRPTDVHSTDTHGYTEVIFAVTRMLGIAYEPRIRQLTNQQLYSWEPVATHRQLGQTLLPDARLDPERIARHWDEVLRLVVTLKLRHSEASRLFGRLNSYARQHPLYRALKELGRLVKTEFLLRYVDQVELRQRIQKQLNKGESAHRLAHAVWHGRNQEFHAATRSEQLVAETCKRLLMNAIICWNYLHLSQHLARLPPEQQAATLATLSPFAVLSYRHVNLHGEYDFSDQPLPAEAPFDMDLIAAWQPPAKPRQG, encoded by the coding sequence ATGGCCACGCACCTGCGGATTCACTTGGGCAAGGAGCGCGAGCTCTACGAGCAGCCCCCGCTGGTGCCGGCGGCCGAGCAGGCGCGGGTCTTCGCCGTCCCGGATTGGGCGGATGCACACCTGCTGCGGATGCTGGCCCCCGCTAACCGCGCCGGGTTTGTCTTGCAGCTGGGCTACTTCCAGATTAGCCAGCGCTTCTACGTGGCCACCCGCTACCACGCGGCCGATGTGGTGTACGTAGCCCGGCAGCTGGGGCTGGGGCCCGACGACTTTGACCCGCTGCGTTACGCCGATGCCCGGTACTACGCCCACCAGCAGTTCATCTGCGAGCACCTGGGCATTGTACGGTTTGACGCGGCCGCGACGGAGCGCTTGTATCAGGAAGCCCTGCGCCTGAGCAGCCAGCACCTGAAGCCCGCGGCGGTCTTCGACTACCTGGTGCTGTATCTGCACGAGCACCGGCTGGAGCTGCCCACCTATTACACGCTGGCCGACGTCATTACGCGGGCCCTGCTCGCGTTCGAGAAACGGCTGCTCCACCGCTTGCAGCAGCACCTGCACCCCGGCGAGCAGCGGTTGCTGGACCGCCTGCTGGCCGCCGACGACCCCAACGAAACCGCCGCCGGGGAAACGGACGCGGACCGGCGCTACCCACTCACCTTTCTCAAGCGCATCCACCAAGGCCTACGGGCCGGCGAAATCCGCGAACGGGTCACCCATTTCGCGTCCCTGCGGCAGCTCTTTGAGCAGCTGCAGCCGCTCTGGCAACGGCTGCGCCTCTCCGACCAGGCCATCACCTATTACGCCGAGTACGTGCTGCGGGCCCAGGCCGCGCAGCTCTACCGGCGCGACGAGCGGCGCTACCTCTACCTGCTCAGCTTCGTGGTGCACCAGTACTACGAGTTGGGCGATGCCCTGGTCGACACGCTGCTGCACACGGTGACCAGCGCCGTCAACCAGTGCCGCGAGCAGGTCAAGGAAACGCTCTATCAGCAACGCACCGCCACGCAGCAGCTCACCAGCCAGGTCGCGGGCCGGGGCTACCGGCACCTGCAGGCCCTGACCCAGATTCGGGCCCTGGTCGATGCCCCCGACGTACCAGCGGAGCAGAAGCTCGCCCGTATCGACGCGCTGCTGCAACGCCACCAGGCCACGGCCGCCCAGCTCAGCGAAGACCACCAGCAGCTGGAGCAGCTGCGCCGGGCCACCGAGCAGCAGGCGGGCGAGGCGCTGTTTCACGAGGCGTTGGCCGGGGCGTCGTTGCGCCTGCAAACCAAGCTCGGGGCCTTGGTCAAAGCGCTGGTCGTGGACGAGGCGACCACCCGCGCCGACCTGTGGCGGGCCGTGCACTACTACCAGCAGCATGACGGGCACCTGGGCGCGCAGGTGCCGCTGGACTTTCTCTCGCTCACGCAACGCGGCTACGTCCTTGATGCGCAAGGCCGGTTGCGCCCCTCGCTCTACAAAGCGCTGCTGTTTCTGGAGATGGCCACGGCCATCAAGTCCGGCCAGCTCAACTTCACCTGCTGCTACCAGTACCGGGCCTTTGAGCACTACCTGCTGCCGGCCGCGCAGTGGGCCCGGCAACGCGAAGCCCTGCTCGAACAGGCGGGCCTGAGTGCCTGGCGCGACTTTGCCACGGTGCAGGCTACCCTTCAAGCGCAGTTGCAGGCCCAGTTTGCCGCCACGAACGCCCACCTGGGCGGGACCGACAACCCGCACGCGCACCGCACCCCGGCCGGGCGCTACCGGCTCACGACCCCCCGGTTGCCGGCCGAGCAGCCGCGCCTGCCGGCGCACCTGTTTCCCCGCCACCGGGTGGTGCCCCTGCGCGAGGTGCTCACCAGCGTGGCCCGGCTCACCCAATTCGACACGGCCTTTGGCTCGCTGCCCAGCAAACACGCCCGCACGCCCCCGCCCTTGTCGCAACTGCTGGCGGCGCTGGTCGGGCTGGGCTGCAACCTGGGCCTGCGCCGCCTAGCCCAGGTCGCGCCGCAGGTGGACGAGGCCGCCCTGCAGCGCCTGGCCAGCACCCATTTCACGCTCGACAACCTGCGCCAGGCCAACGAGCTGATTCTAAACTTTACCCGCCAGCTGCGCCTGCGCGAGGCCTTTCGTCTCTCGCCCGATGTGCTGCACAGCAGCAGCGACGGGCAGAAATACGACCTGGCCGTGGACTCGCTCGGCAGCAGCGCCTCGTTCAAGTACTTCGGCAACCGCCGCGGCCTGACGGCCTACTCTTACGTGGACGAAACGCTGCTCGTCTTCGATTCGACCGTGTTCAGCGCCGCCGACCGCGAAGCCACCCACCTGCTGGAAGGCCTGCTACGCCACGCCGTGCGGCCCACCGACGTCCACTCCACGGACACGCACGGCTACACGGAAGTCATCTTCGCCGTGACCCGGATGCTGGGCATCGCCTACGAGCCGCGCATCCGCCAGCTCACCAATCAGCAACTCTACAGTTGGGAGCCCGTGGCCACTCATCGGCAGCTGGGGCAAACCCTGCTGCCCGACGCGCGCCTCGACCCCGAGCGCATTGCCCGCCACTGGGACGAGGTGCTACGCCTCGTGGTCACGCTAAAGCTGCGCCATAGCGAGGCCTCCCGCCTGTTCGGCCGGCTCAACTCCTACGCCCGCCAGCATCCGCTTTACCGGGCCCTGAAAGAACTGGGCCGGCTCGTCAAAACCGAGTTCCTGCTGCGCTACGTTGACCAGGTGGAGCTGCGCCAGCGCATCCAGAAGCAGCTCAACAAGGGCGAAAGCGCCCACCGGCTGGCCCACGCCGTCTGGCACGGGCGCAACCAGGAGTTTCACGCCGCCACCCGCTCCGAGCAGCTGGTGGCCGAAACCTGCAAGCGCCTGCTGATGAACGCCATCATCTGCTGGAACTACCTGCACCTCTCTCAGCACTTGGCCCGGCTGCCGCCCGAACAGCAGGCCGCTACGCTGGCCACGCTCTCGCCCTTCGCCGTGCTCTCCTACCGCCACGTGAACCTGCACGGCGAGTACGACTTCTCCGACCAGCCCCTGCCGGCCGAAGCCCCGTTTGACATGGACCTGATTGCCGCTTGGCAACCGCCAGCTAAACCCAGACAGGGCTGA
- a CDS encoding outer membrane beta-barrel family protein, whose protein sequence is MKHVVPLACRLLLLVFCSVLGPPAAAQSSSTGSGSLTGTVLDSLTQKPVPFATVVLLPPAPSEKAVAGQSADEQGHFELTKLKAGAYRLRISFVGYGVRTQAVTVTDGRLALGPIRLPTTAQKLGEAVVVGQKPLMEVRPDRLVYNADQDVTNAGGTAQDVLRKAPLLAIDGDDNVTMRGNSNFKVLINNKPSPTLAANLKEALKSIPADQIKSVEVITTPPAKYDGEGTAGIINIVLKKGAKQGLNGTVGANAGNRGSNGNGSLNFRQGKFNFTSSLNGGLNYNSHSASSSEQITYRPTRTDTLRQDGTGSNTGYYGSGSLGLDYDPAEHHSFSLNGSFFSYGGANQSGNLNRYSTPLPGFGALFLRDTRSTYNGGNAEVTGTYTRTYKQERREWSTLVQYAYNGNRNGYEFNQFNNSDQALDVSLASYRERSTTRLPGHEYTLQSDYTLPLGEKKTLEFGLKGIVRLTGSQAQVDTLFPALSPEFATSRYRGTAFDYRQDVEAAYATYNFNASPKLHLGLGGRVERTGLWAEFANTNTGIPYRSYVTPLPNANVSYELSKTSSLRLAYSRRISRPYIYFLNPYVNRSNPISYSYGNPNLDPELTHSVELSYNNFIKTTSFNVALSVLRTGNSIERVSFASTQPLLPVPDEIAPDPNLVLTTSANVASNTAFQLNGYVSAKPTEKWSLSVGGNVQYLLLRSMALEVTRSGFAGNYNVNTSYKATKTLTLQGNLFHNLARPTLQGRSSGFVYYGLGLRQTLLKGRADLSFNAQYPFTAQRTFAYETATPTFSQTSRFTNQQRQFRLGFTYRFGQQQQATRQRKSIRNDDIKGGGSGQGGGGS, encoded by the coding sequence ATGAAGCACGTGGTCCCGCTGGCTTGCCGGCTACTGTTACTAGTATTCTGCTCAGTACTTGGCCCGCCAGCGGCCGCCCAATCGTCTAGCACAGGCAGTGGCTCGCTGACGGGCACCGTACTCGATTCGCTTACGCAAAAGCCGGTGCCCTTTGCCACGGTCGTGCTCCTGCCACCGGCCCCTTCCGAAAAAGCCGTGGCGGGGCAATCAGCGGACGAGCAGGGGCATTTTGAATTAACCAAGCTCAAGGCCGGTGCTTACCGCTTACGCATCAGCTTCGTGGGCTATGGCGTGCGTACGCAGGCCGTGACCGTGACCGACGGCCGGCTGGCACTAGGCCCCATTCGGCTACCCACTACGGCGCAAAAACTAGGCGAAGCGGTGGTGGTCGGCCAAAAGCCGCTCATGGAAGTCCGGCCGGACCGCCTCGTCTACAACGCCGACCAGGACGTGACCAACGCCGGCGGCACGGCCCAGGACGTGCTGCGCAAGGCCCCCCTGCTCGCTATTGACGGCGACGACAACGTCACGATGCGCGGTAACAGCAACTTCAAGGTCCTGATTAACAACAAGCCCTCGCCCACGCTGGCCGCCAACCTGAAGGAAGCCCTCAAAAGTATCCCGGCCGACCAGATTAAATCGGTGGAGGTGATTACCACCCCGCCCGCCAAGTACGACGGGGAGGGCACGGCCGGCATCATCAACATCGTGCTTAAAAAAGGGGCTAAGCAGGGCCTCAACGGCACGGTGGGGGCCAACGCTGGCAACCGCGGCAGCAACGGCAACGGCTCGCTCAACTTCCGCCAGGGCAAGTTCAACTTCACCTCCTCGCTCAACGGGGGGCTGAACTATAACAGTCACAGCGCGTCGAGCAGCGAGCAGATAACCTACCGCCCTACCCGCACTGACACGCTGCGCCAGGACGGCACGGGCAGCAACACGGGCTACTACGGCTCGGGCTCGCTCGGCCTCGACTATGACCCCGCCGAGCACCACAGCTTCTCGCTCAACGGCTCCTTTTTCAGCTACGGCGGCGCTAACCAGTCGGGCAACCTGAACCGTTACTCTACGCCGCTGCCCGGCTTCGGGGCCCTGTTTCTGCGCGACACGCGCTCGACCTACAACGGCGGCAACGCCGAGGTGACCGGCACCTATACCCGCACCTACAAGCAGGAGCGGCGCGAGTGGAGCACCCTGGTGCAATATGCCTACAATGGCAACCGCAACGGCTACGAATTTAACCAGTTCAATAACAGCGACCAGGCGCTTGACGTGAGCCTAGCCAGCTACCGCGAGCGCAGCACCACCCGCCTGCCGGGCCACGAGTACACGCTGCAAAGTGACTACACCTTGCCCCTGGGGGAGAAGAAGACGCTAGAGTTTGGCCTCAAGGGTATTGTTCGCCTGACGGGCTCGCAGGCGCAGGTCGACACCCTGTTTCCGGCCCTGTCCCCCGAGTTTGCTACGTCCCGCTACCGGGGCACCGCCTTCGACTACCGCCAGGATGTGGAAGCGGCGTATGCCACGTACAACTTTAACGCCTCGCCGAAGCTGCACCTCGGCCTAGGGGGGCGCGTGGAGCGCACCGGGCTCTGGGCCGAGTTTGCCAATACGAACACCGGTATTCCCTATCGCAGCTACGTCACGCCGCTGCCCAACGCCAACGTGAGCTACGAACTCAGCAAAACCAGCAGTCTGCGCCTGGCCTACAGCCGCCGCATCAGCCGGCCCTACATCTACTTCCTGAACCCCTACGTCAACCGCAGCAATCCCATCAGCTACTCCTACGGTAACCCCAACTTGGACCCCGAGTTGACGCACTCGGTGGAACTGAGCTACAACAACTTCATTAAAACGACGTCCTTCAACGTGGCGCTTTCCGTCTTGCGCACCGGCAATTCCATCGAGCGCGTGAGCTTTGCCAGCACCCAGCCCCTGTTGCCCGTGCCTGACGAAATTGCACCCGACCCCAACCTGGTGCTGACCACCAGTGCCAACGTGGCCAGCAACACGGCCTTTCAGCTCAACGGCTACGTGTCGGCCAAGCCCACCGAAAAGTGGAGTCTCAGCGTGGGGGGTAACGTGCAGTATTTGCTGCTGCGCAGCATGGCCTTGGAGGTGACGCGGAGCGGTTTCGCCGGCAACTACAACGTCAATACTTCCTACAAAGCGACCAAGACGCTGACGCTGCAAGGCAATCTGTTTCACAACCTAGCCCGGCCGACGCTGCAGGGGCGCAGCAGCGGCTTTGTCTACTACGGCTTGGGCCTGCGCCAAACGCTGCTCAAGGGCCGGGCCGACCTCTCGTTCAATGCCCAGTACCCCTTCACGGCGCAGCGCACGTTTGCGTACGAGACGGCCACGCCCACCTTTTCGCAGACCAGCCGCTTTACCAACCAGCAGCGCCAGTTTCGACTGGGCTTCACCTACCGCTTTGGCCAGCAACAGCAAGCCACGCGCCAGCGCAAGAGCATCCGCAATGACGACATCAAGGGCGGCGGGAGTGGCCAGGGCGGCGGGGGCAGCTAG
- a CDS encoding YhcG family protein, giving the protein MSIKPELLATVRGLITQARAQAVRAVDAERVLLYWHIGQIILEEEQHGADRAAYGSSLIKGLAAELQPQFGSGFSGRQLERYRQFYRTFPIASALRTQFSWTHYKTLISLDNHDKREFYLAEAAKNNWSARQLERQVNSQLFERLLLSSDVAAVLAVARQEKVPTEARDIIKDPMVLEFLGLKREAAYYERDLETALIIHLQEFLLELGNGFSFVARQQRLHLDGDDFFVDLVFYNRLLQCFVLVEIKTDKLTHQDLGQLQMYVNYYDRLEKLPHENPTIGILLCADKNDAVVRISLPADNQTIVASKYQLYLPSEQALMAEVQKEIDKLDPS; this is encoded by the coding sequence ATGAGTATTAAACCAGAACTACTTGCCACCGTGCGCGGCCTCATCACGCAGGCGCGCGCGCAGGCGGTGCGGGCCGTAGATGCGGAGCGTGTACTTCTCTATTGGCACATCGGGCAGATTATCCTAGAAGAAGAGCAACACGGCGCCGACCGGGCTGCCTACGGTAGCAGTCTTATCAAAGGCTTGGCGGCAGAGTTGCAACCGCAGTTTGGCAGCGGGTTTTCGGGGCGGCAATTGGAACGCTACCGCCAGTTTTACCGCACTTTCCCAATTGCGTCCGCACTGCGGACGCAATTCAGCTGGACGCACTATAAAACGCTTATCAGCCTCGACAATCACGATAAGCGGGAGTTTTACCTAGCCGAAGCAGCCAAAAATAACTGGTCGGCCCGGCAACTAGAGCGGCAGGTCAACAGCCAGCTGTTCGAGCGTTTGCTGTTGAGCAGCGACGTGGCGGCCGTGCTGGCCGTGGCCCGCCAAGAGAAGGTGCCCACAGAAGCCCGCGACATCATCAAGGACCCCATGGTGCTAGAGTTTCTAGGCTTGAAGCGGGAAGCCGCCTACTATGAGCGCGATTTAGAAACTGCTCTGATTATCCATTTACAAGAGTTTTTACTGGAACTGGGCAACGGCTTTTCATTCGTGGCCCGGCAGCAGCGCCTGCACCTCGACGGCGACGACTTCTTCGTGGACCTAGTGTTTTACAACCGGCTGCTGCAATGTTTCGTGCTGGTCGAAATCAAGACCGATAAGCTCACCCACCAGGATTTGGGCCAATTGCAGATGTACGTCAACTACTACGACCGCCTGGAAAAGCTGCCTCACGAGAATCCCACCATCGGCATCCTGCTCTGCGCCGACAAAAACGATGCGGTGGTAAGAATCAGCCTGCCAGCCGATAATCAGACCATTGTAGCCAGCAAGTATCAGCTTTATTTACCTAGTGAGCAGGCGCTGATGGCAGAGGTGCAGAAAGAAATTGATAAGCTGGACCCGTCCTAG
- a CDS encoding aldo/keto reductase yields MEYRTIGPNEHLSAIGLGCMSMSHAYGEPNDPESLATLHTALDLGITFWDTADVYGNGQNEELLSQVLAPNRGKVFIATKFGFTMDATGKMTFTGSPAYVKRAVEASLRRLRIETIDLYYAHRIDPNVPVEEMVGAMAELVTEGKVRYLGLSEASVSSIRKAHAVHPISAVQSEYSLLTREVEQNVLPACKELGIAFIPFSPLARGLMTNTLDIGQLGANDFRKKLPRYQAQHQENNQHLAAGFAELAAQLGCSPAQLALAWVLAQGEHIIPIPGTKKRKNLRDNAGSVGVELSAQHLHQIEELLANYPHTGERYDAASQQLVDKDTGGL; encoded by the coding sequence ATGGAATACCGGACAATTGGCCCTAACGAACACCTTTCAGCCATCGGGCTCGGCTGCATGAGTATGAGTCATGCCTATGGCGAACCCAACGACCCCGAATCCCTTGCGACCCTGCATACGGCCTTAGATTTAGGCATTACCTTCTGGGATACGGCGGATGTGTATGGCAACGGCCAAAATGAAGAGCTCCTTTCCCAAGTATTAGCTCCTAATCGGGGGAAAGTGTTTATTGCCACCAAGTTCGGGTTTACGATGGATGCGACGGGCAAGATGACCTTTACCGGCTCGCCCGCCTATGTCAAGCGCGCCGTAGAGGCTAGCTTAAGACGGCTGCGTATTGAGACAATCGACCTGTACTATGCGCACCGCATCGATCCGAACGTGCCGGTTGAAGAGATGGTCGGCGCGATGGCCGAATTGGTCACAGAAGGCAAGGTGCGTTATCTGGGCTTATCCGAGGCCTCGGTAAGTTCGATTAGAAAGGCGCATGCGGTGCATCCCATTAGTGCCGTGCAAAGCGAGTATTCGCTGTTAACCCGAGAGGTCGAGCAAAACGTGCTGCCGGCCTGTAAGGAACTCGGGATTGCTTTTATTCCCTTCAGCCCCCTTGCCCGGGGCTTGATGACAAACACTTTAGACATTGGGCAATTAGGGGCGAATGACTTCCGGAAAAAGCTGCCCCGCTACCAGGCGCAACACCAAGAGAATAACCAGCATTTAGCGGCCGGCTTTGCTGAATTAGCCGCCCAGCTCGGGTGCAGTCCCGCCCAGCTGGCGTTGGCCTGGGTGCTGGCGCAAGGGGAGCACATTATCCCGATTCCCGGCACCAAAAAGCGAAAAAATCTGCGCGATAATGCTGGCAGTGTCGGGGTGGAGTTATCAGCCCAACACCTGCACCAAATCGAGGAACTACTGGCCAACTACCCGCATACTGGTGAGCGCTACGATGCGGCAAGTCAGCAACTGGTGGATAAGGATACTGGCGGCTTGTGA